Proteins encoded together in one Polaribacter reichenbachii window:
- a CDS encoding rhodanese-related sulfurtransferase codes for MQLYNKLSAIERAALIDEAGKDRLTISFYQYYKIENPQLLRDKLFLEWNALDVLGRIYVSYEGINAQLSVPSENFYALKDQLDSISFLKDIRLNVAVEQDNKSFLKLKVKVRNKIVADGLNDETFDVTNKGVHLNAKEFNEMLANPDTVCVDMRNHYESEIGHFDGAITPDVDTFRDSLDIIEEDLKDNKEDKNLLMYCTGGIRCEKASAYYKHKGFKNVFQLEGGIIEYTRQVKEEGIENKFIGKNFVFDHRRAERITDDVVSNCHQCGKACDTHTNCANEACHLLFIQCDECSEKMENTCSTDCQEIIKLSYEEQKELRKGKGNSNKIFKKGRSEVLKFKK; via the coding sequence ATGCAACTGTACAATAAGTTAAGCGCCATAGAACGCGCTGCATTAATAGATGAGGCAGGTAAAGACCGCCTAACAATTTCTTTTTATCAATATTACAAGATAGAAAACCCACAATTATTAAGAGATAAATTATTCTTAGAATGGAACGCTTTAGATGTTCTTGGTAGAATTTACGTTTCTTACGAAGGTATAAACGCACAACTTTCCGTGCCATCAGAAAATTTTTACGCTTTAAAAGATCAATTAGATAGTATTTCTTTTTTAAAGGATATTCGTTTAAATGTTGCTGTAGAGCAAGATAATAAGTCATTTTTAAAGCTAAAAGTAAAAGTTAGAAATAAAATTGTTGCTGATGGTTTAAATGATGAAACTTTTGATGTTACTAACAAAGGTGTACACTTAAATGCCAAAGAATTTAATGAAATGTTGGCAAATCCAGACACAGTTTGTGTAGATATGCGAAATCATTACGAAAGTGAAATTGGTCATTTTGACGGCGCTATAACTCCTGATGTAGATACTTTTAGAGATTCTTTGGATATTATAGAAGAAGATCTAAAAGACAACAAAGAAGACAAAAATTTGTTGATGTATTGTACTGGTGGAATTCGTTGTGAAAAAGCATCAGCATATTACAAACACAAAGGATTTAAAAATGTTTTTCAATTAGAAGGCGGAATTATAGAATACACACGTCAAGTAAAAGAAGAGGGAATAGAAAATAAGTTTATTGGTAAAAATTTTGTTTTCGACCATAGAAGGGCAGAACGTATTACAGATGATGTAGTTTCTAACTGTCATCAATGTGGAAAAGCTTGTGACACACACACAAATTGTGCAAATGAAGCTTGTCATTTATTATTTATTCAGTGTGATGAATGTTCTGAAAAAATGGAAAATACTTGTTCTACAGATTGCCAAGAGATTATTAAACTTTCTTACGAAGAACAAAAGGAATTAAGAAAAGGCAAAGGGAACAGTAATAAGATTTTTAAAAAAGGACGAAGTGAAGTTCTAAAATTCAAAAAATAA